The following coding sequences are from one Thamnophis elegans isolate rThaEle1 chromosome 5, rThaEle1.pri, whole genome shotgun sequence window:
- the GDF5 gene encoding growth/differentiation factor 5, whose protein sequence is MKIQYFLSILLLHFSWFYLVFISLILNCAEPSQGNLGLKLGLSKVDEKERHPLPRTGSFRTGSHDYNAGNSKPRTRSNIAQAGALLAKSDNLKTTLPKARNTEKHGGLTSNRQPGIRTVTPKVQNFGPKAPLKKSGTGNPHSSFKTKTIKEPITQRESKEAFRHPAVIPHEYMLALYQALSDAEQKDINGSMKLEMGLANTITSFIDKGQDDQAPVKKQKYIFDISALEKDGLLGAELRILRKRADIWKPHPPEKTYQVKLSSCSTSRQASIILESRTVNVIDTAKWEVFDIWKVFRNFKNFNNLCFELETFEKGRPVDLRIVGFNRTGRQVKEKALFLVFGRTKKRDLFFNEIKARSGQDDKTVYEYLFSQRRKRRAPLTTRQGKRSNKNLKAKCSRKLLHVTFKDMGWDDWIIAPLEYEAYHCEGLCEFPLRSHLEPTNHAVIQTLMNSMDPESTPPTCCVPTRLSPISILFIDSANNVVYKQYEDMVVESCGCR, encoded by the exons ATGAAAATCCAGTATTTTCTTTCTATACTGCTTTTGCACTTCAGTTGGTTTTATCTGGTTTTCATTTCCTTAATATTGAATTGTGCTGAACCAAGCCAAGGTAACCTAGGGTTGAAATTAGGATTATCTAAAGTAGATGAAAAAGAGAGGCACCCATTACCAAGGACAGGTTCTTTTAGAACAGGGAGCCATGACTATAATGCTGGCAATTCCAAACctagaacaagaagtaatattGCTCAAGCTGGAGCTCTCTTGGCAAAGAGTGACAATTTAAAGACGACTCTGCCTAAAGCAAGGAATACAGAAAAGCATGGAGGACTTACTTCAAATAGACAACCAGGAATAAGGACGGTGACTCCAAAGGTTCAGAATTTTGGCCCTAAGGCCCCACTGAAAAAATCTGGCACAGGGAATCCACATAGTTCCTTCAAAACCAAAACAATCAAAGAACCTATTACCCAAAGGGAATCTAAAGAGGCATTCAGGCATCCTGCTGTCATACCACATGAATATATGCTTGCCTTATACCAAGCTCTTTCTGATGCAGAACAGAAAGATATAAATGGAAGTATGAAACTGGAGATGGGACTTGCCAATACAATTACAAGCTTCATAGACAAGGGACAAG ATGACCAAGCTccagttaaaaagcaaaaatacatttttgacaTCAGTGCTCTAGAGAAAGATGGTTTACTGGGGGCAGAATTGCGGATTTTAAGAAAAAGAGCTGATATTTGGAAACCTCATCCTCCTGAGAAAACCTATCAAGTGAAGCTATCCAGTTGCTCTACAAGTAGGCAAGCATCCATTATCTTGGAGTCTCGAACAGTCAACGTCATAGATACAGCAAAATGGGAAGTGTTTGACATTTGGAAAGTGTTTAGGAACTTTAAAAACTTTAATAACTTGTGTTTTGAACTGGAGACTTTTGAAAAGGGGAGGCCTGTTGATTTAAGGATTGTGGGGTTTAATAGAACAGGAAGGCAAGTCAAGGAAAAGGCTCTTTTTTTAGTATTTGGTAGAACAAAGAAAAGAGACTTGTTTTTCAATGAAATAAAAGCCAGATCTGGTCAAGATGACAAAACTGTTTATGAATACCTATTTAgtcaaagaaggaagagaagggctcCTCTAACAACCCGACAAGGAAAGCGGTCAAACAAAAATTTGAAGGCAAAATGTAGCAGAAAACTACTCCATGTGACTTTTAAGGATATGGGTTGGGATGACTGGATAATTGCTCCTCTTGAATATGAAGCATATCATTGTGAAGGACTTTGTGAATTTCCTCTTAGGTCTCATCTAGAACCCACCAATCATGCTGTTATCCAAACATTAATGAACTCGATGGATCCAGAATCAACACCTCCCACTTGTTGTGTTCCTACAAGGCTGAGCCCTATTAGCATTTTGTTTATTGATTCTGCAAATAATGTCGTTTATAAACAATATGAAGACATGGTGGTAGAGTCATGTGGATGTAGATAA